A stretch of the Arthrobacter sp. PAMC 25486 genome encodes the following:
- the serS gene encoding serine--tRNA ligase, which produces MIDVRDLCENPETYRASQRARGAEPSIVDAIVAADAARKSAITSFEALRAEQNAFGKKVAKAKGEEKAALLAEVKELAVAVKAASATADVAAAEQDALVRSLPNLVSDGVPEGGEDDFVLVKTVGTPREFPDFTPRDHLEIGELIGAIDMERGAKVSGSRFYFLKGVGARLEMALLQMAMDQAIEAGFTPMITPTLVLPETMAGTGFDVEHDAEIYRLADDDLYLVGTSEVALAGYHGNEIINVDEPVRYAGWSSCYRREAGSHGKDTRGIIRVHQFNKVEMFVYTTVEKAAEEHQRLLAWEEEMLAKVELPYRVIDTAAGDLGMSASRKFDCEAWVPTQDAYRELTSTSNCTTFQARRLNIRERQVAEDGGKGSTRAVATLNGTLATTRWIVAILEHHQNADGSVNVPVALRKYLGGMEVFPVL; this is translated from the coding sequence GTGATCGATGTACGAGACCTCTGCGAAAATCCCGAAACCTACCGTGCCAGCCAGCGTGCCCGTGGTGCCGAGCCGTCCATTGTTGACGCCATCGTTGCCGCCGACGCTGCCCGGAAGTCCGCGATCACCTCTTTTGAGGCATTGCGGGCCGAGCAAAACGCCTTCGGCAAGAAGGTTGCCAAGGCCAAGGGCGAGGAAAAGGCTGCCTTGCTGGCCGAGGTGAAAGAGCTGGCCGTGGCTGTCAAGGCAGCCTCAGCCACTGCCGATGTGGCCGCTGCCGAGCAGGACGCCCTGGTCCGCAGCCTCCCCAACCTGGTCTCCGACGGTGTCCCCGAGGGCGGCGAAGACGATTTTGTTCTGGTAAAAACCGTGGGCACGCCGCGCGAATTCCCCGACTTTACCCCCCGAGACCACCTGGAAATCGGCGAGCTCATTGGCGCGATCGACATGGAACGCGGCGCCAAGGTGTCTGGCTCGCGTTTCTACTTCCTCAAGGGTGTTGGCGCCCGCCTGGAAATGGCGCTGCTGCAGATGGCCATGGACCAGGCCATCGAGGCCGGCTTCACACCCATGATCACCCCCACGCTGGTGCTGCCCGAGACCATGGCCGGGACCGGTTTTGATGTGGAGCACGACGCCGAGATCTACCGTCTCGCTGACGACGACCTTTACCTTGTGGGCACCTCCGAGGTGGCCCTGGCCGGCTACCACGGCAACGAGATCATCAACGTTGACGAACCTGTCCGCTACGCCGGCTGGTCCTCCTGCTACCGCCGCGAGGCCGGTTCGCATGGCAAGGACACCCGCGGCATCATCCGTGTGCACCAGTTCAACAAGGTGGAAATGTTTGTTTACACCACCGTGGAAAAAGCTGCCGAGGAGCACCAGCGCCTGCTGGCCTGGGAAGAGGAAATGCTGGCCAAGGTGGAGCTGCCCTACCGTGTCATCGACACCGCGGCCGGCGACCTTGGCATGTCGGCATCCCGCAAGTTCGACTGCGAGGCCTGGGTCCCCACCCAGGACGCCTACCGCGAACTGACCTCCACCTCAAACTGCACCACCTTCCAGGCCCGCCGCCTGAACATCCGCGAACGCCAGGTTGCCGAAGACGGAGGCAAGGGCAGCACGCGCGCAGTTGCCACCCTCAACGGCACGCTGGCCACCACACGCTGGATTGTAGCCATCCTGGAACACCACCAGAACGCCGACGGCTCGGTCAACGTCCCCGTCGCCCTGCGCAAATACCTGGGCGGCATGGAAGTCTTCCCGGTCCTGTAA
- a CDS encoding diacylglycerol kinase family protein — MPTEILVVVIVAAVLLAAAVSWLGVRKLAQKHTRSAVGDSPHKIHLARQQVVFIYNPTKNGAEDAKTLIARSVSKADWPRPIFLETTAEDPGLAMAMAALEARADVVIVGGGDGTVRAVAQTLRHTEVPMAIIPLGTGNLLARNLNLDVTDIAGSVQIALFGHQRHIDAGLMEIEDGVTGAVAKHSFMVIAGLGMDAEIMGDTNSKLKEHVGWLAYSEAGLRHMAGPRKKVSIALDDEPAQQRKVRSVLFANCGLVPGGIDFVPNALIDDGVLDVVVISPRSALGWLAMAGKVVFQHKNHLPVINFYRSKNVTIRTVLPVETQIDGDPSGPATQVKVSVEHKAVLVRVAAPNNPAG, encoded by the coding sequence ATGCCAACTGAAATTCTCGTCGTCGTTATTGTGGCCGCCGTTCTACTTGCGGCGGCCGTCAGCTGGCTGGGTGTCCGCAAGCTTGCACAAAAGCACACCCGCAGCGCCGTGGGCGATTCCCCGCACAAGATCCACCTGGCCAGGCAGCAGGTTGTTTTCATCTACAACCCCACCAAAAACGGGGCCGAGGACGCAAAGACGCTCATCGCCCGCTCCGTTTCAAAGGCTGACTGGCCCAGGCCCATTTTTCTGGAGACAACCGCCGAGGACCCGGGTCTCGCCATGGCGATGGCCGCGCTTGAGGCAAGGGCCGACGTCGTTATTGTGGGCGGTGGGGATGGCACGGTGCGCGCTGTGGCCCAGACCCTGCGGCACACCGAAGTGCCCATGGCGATCATTCCGCTGGGCACCGGGAACCTGCTGGCGCGCAACCTGAACCTGGATGTCACCGACATTGCCGGCAGCGTCCAGATCGCCTTGTTCGGGCACCAACGGCACATTGATGCTGGTCTGATGGAGATTGAGGACGGCGTCACGGGCGCGGTGGCCAAGCATTCCTTCATGGTGATTGCCGGGCTGGGCATGGACGCCGAGATCATGGGAGACACCAATTCCAAGCTGAAGGAGCATGTGGGCTGGCTGGCGTACAGCGAGGCGGGGCTGCGGCACATGGCCGGGCCGCGAAAGAAGGTCAGCATCGCCCTGGACGACGAGCCGGCACAGCAGCGCAAGGTCCGTTCGGTGCTGTTTGCCAATTGCGGGTTGGTCCCCGGCGGTATTGATTTTGTCCCCAATGCGTTGATTGACGACGGCGTCCTCGACGTTGTGGTGATCAGCCCCCGCAGCGCCCTGGGCTGGCTGGCGATGGCCGGGAAAGTGGTGTTCCAGCACAAGAACCACCTGCCAGTGATTAATTTTTACCGCTCAAAAAACGTGACCATTCGCACGGTGCTGCCCGTGGAGACACAGATTGACGGAGACCCGTCGGGCCCGGCCACACAGGTGAAAGTCAGTGTGGAACACAAGGCCGTGCTGGTGCGCGTGGCGGCGCCGAACAACCCGGCGGGCTAA